Genomic DNA from Canis lupus dingo isolate Sandy chromosome 4, ASM325472v2, whole genome shotgun sequence:
GTTCTGCAGTAAGGTATGGAAGGAGTGAGGCTGTCTTCTAAGGTTTAAATATTCATGTCCTGGGtgattttataaaacattccACGCTATAACTGAGGCAAAAATACTTACAAAATGTGGTGTGTCGGGCTTTAGTACCTATTGGAGGAGAAAGTCAAGATGAAGACGTTTGAAAGGGAAAAACTACATTTTATAACATGAACAGTCAGATCTTAATGGTTACAACAGCCAGAGCCAGGATGGTAGTGCCTGCTCAGCCCTGGGAATGACAGACAAACGGCCTGCACTTCCTGACTGTGGCTGGGGATacagtcctggggtcctggtcaTCTTAAGCCTGTATACTCCGCCATAAATTAATTATTCACAGGACTATATGTGAACTTGAGACATGTTTTACTTGTTCTTTCCAAGGTGCTCCCAAAATGCTGAAATACTACATTCTATCTACGAGGTCACATGTTCTGAGATCATTAAGACATCACTTTCTCCCCTGATACCAAAGACTCGGTGTTTAAACTATACTTGTTCCTACAGGGGGGAAGATATGTGTGGAAGTTCATCTGCCAAAGCACTGTGCCCAGTATTTATAAGTACCATGTGACAGTTCTCTTCAGCAGTTGAGAGGGGTTTTTTACACAAGAATCACAGGAGGGGGCAGATACACTGCAAACTCAAGGGTCTGCAAAACTCAAAACTCGAGAGTCTGCAAAACTCACAGAGCCTGGTACAAAAATATATGCCTTACTTTTCAAATGCTTACTTCCagcatattattattaaaaataacctttcgcattcaaaacataatttaaaaaactttagcCTGCTTGCCACCTGATTTACATGACAACTAagagagcatttttatttttagtattattattattatttttttttttaagagagcattTTTAAACTGGTAGTTCATTCTTAgctttaatatttacattttctttacttatCTCTGTCAGTTCCAGAGTAGATGCTTGGGTACTTCTGAAATCCTGAAGATAAGATTAATTTTTAACAGCCATCAGAACTTTAAATACAACCTCCTTGACATatcaaaaaagaattataaatagtattaaacatgaaaatatgcttgAAGATCATGATCCAGAAATGTGCTTAACATTAgggtccttccccaccccccaccccccatcagaTTGGCAAGCGAGAAAGAATACTAAGAACGAGCATCAAGAAAAGTGGGAGTAGTCCGGCACACTGCTGAGACTACATTGTTGGTAATCTTTCTGGAGGACGAGCCAACTAGCCCTCCAACTAGGATCACTTATaacttaaaatgcaaatgtcctTTAACTCAGACTTTCTACTTCCAGGAATCTCTCTAGAAGCCCCCACTGTACTTCCTATGTCAAGGAATTAGCTCCTGttataagggttttttttaattgttgttagAACCATACTAGATTTGAGATCCTATAGACATTAAAACCTAGCCAATAGATAACACACCACCAGCCTAAAAGATTTACCTTCAAGAAACTAATATACTAAGGACAGAGACATTgacaatatttttatcttaagatGTTAAAGATATTTCCTACCATTTCATCGGAAGACATCATCAAAGAAGACCCCAGGCTATGGAAGGATACTCACCGAGCTGAAGCTATAACCAATTGAGTGGACATTCACTTTGCCATAAATGCCCAGAGTGTCTATTTTCCCTGGGGTAATCCTGTGGGCATAGAGCAGTATGTGTTTCCCATTTACAGCCACCTATGTGGACACAGAAGACAGCCCAGCacccccaggggaaaaaaaaaacagttaatacATGTATTAATGTATCcaaatttaaatgtttacttttgcTTAATTTTATACCTTTTCCCACAGGTCTGTACATTGTATGTCTGACCTGAAAGCATCCATAACTCTAGTGGTGTTTCTTAACTTCCTCTGAGTCCCTGGTCTGATTCATTAGCATGGATCCTCCCCCCGGACAAATGATGCATTCATgaatgtatgtgcatgtgtatacacgGATGGTCGAGGCCTGTGAAGACCCTGGTTTGCGATCTGCCCTGCAAGCTTGCCACCCCACCTGCTGTCCTTGAGGACCACATTCTAAGGAAGACCACCTTGCACATGGCAGgcgttcaataaatatttgttgaatctgATCAATGAACGGACGTGGGCAAGCTACTCAGTTTATCTGAGATTCCTATTGTaagccagggaagggagggatgaatagagTTTGGGAGATTCAGGGGAAGTGTTTTGGTGGGAGCATATCCCAAAGGCCAGAAAGGACCCACACAAGAAGAGGGGAAATTCTCACTCTCAGCGGAGCAACTCTAGTCTGGGAGGCTCAAGGTTCTACAAGGCCTGTGGGCCAGAGCCTCTCCAGGCCACCTTCTACCTCACACTTAACACTGGCTAGGTATTTACCGCTTGGAGCCACTGGTGTTTACTACACATCGGACTTCTAAGAACTCCTCTGCATCTAAATCTCTCACCTGAAATCCtaaagagggtgcctgggtggctcaatagttgagcagatgtctgcctttggctcaggtagtgatcctggggtcctgagatctagtcctACATTGGGGCCCCTGCagaaagcttgcttctccctctgcctatgtctctgcctctctctgtgtctctcatgaatgaataaataaaatcttttttaaaaataaaatcctaaagaacttgtggcagggggcagccccggtggcgcagtggtttagcgccgcctgcagcccagggcatgatcctggagacccgggattgagtcccactgcatggagcctgcttctccctctgcctgtgtctccgcctctctctctctctgtgtgtgtctctcatgaataaataaataaaatctaaaaaaaaaaaaaacaaacaaacaaacttatgGCAGGATTTAACTTTGACTTCCTATCCATCTACTAGTACAAATGCCCTGACACTTTGGGTCATGGTGACCAGTTTTActatcccctttttttttttttactatcccATATTTATTCCTGTGCCAGTTCAGACCTAAGCTGAGCTGAGCTAGCAGAAATGGGATCCAATAAAAAAGTTTCTCTGCCGTGCATCCATATTCTAGATGAAACACCAGGGGCAGATGGAGGTGTGCcccatctcacatttaggtacCCGGTTGGCCCCTCCCTACTTTAGAGCAAAATGATAAAGCCACTCTTTTTCTCTGGACTGAAGTAACAGGAGGGTGAGTCCACTGATGTGCTGACCCACCCTGGGCGCTTATGTCATTAATGAGGATTTCATCTTCATTCTCCAAAACCTACCTGGAATTTGTCTTTCAATACCATAATGACAATTtcaaaagacttttcttttttgaaaggtGTGTCATAGGTGATCTCTTCCCAtccccatttttcatttttcagagtaTTGCACACGATGCAGTCAGACCACTTGAAGCGTGGATTGAAGTGGAAGGCCACGTCGGCACGTGGCTTCACGCTGCTGCCGCACTGCAGGTCCACCTGGAACCTGAGAGAGCATGGAACGAGAGGTGGCAGGGGCATGCAGGAGGCAGGCTGCAGGGGAAGGTCTGGCAAGTACAGCCAGCTGGCCTTGGGGACCCGGGACTGATCCTCTGTCCATTCACCCACGTGGCCTAAATACTGTCTTCCATAACTTTCATGTCCTTCCTCAGGGCAGAATCCTAAACTGGGGCCAAGGCCCTGTGTGTGCAGAGTAAGAGCCCACCTCTTCTGCTTCCCTGGCAGGCAGGTGTGCTCAGGTGTTGGAGACTCTGCTGAGGTGGAGATGTTCAGGGAAGACCCCTGGGATGGCTCAAGGTCAGCTAGCATTTGCCTTTGTCCACCCACAGCCCGCTCCCCGCAAACATCACAGGCACCTGCCCAGCTCCCCAAAACATGGTGTGAGGCCTGGATTTCCGGTTGCCATGAAAGAGAACCTCACCCTCAGAACAGCAGAACTGTGAGCTGGGAGAGGCCTGCTTCTCTAGATTCTATGGAGTTGCCTGGAAACATCTGGGCTGTCTTCTTCAGACTTCACTTTCACTTTTTATAGAAACTGCTGTTATCTGGGCATCAGCTGCACAGAGCTGGCCCAGTAGAACCCATACAGCCTCGCCCACAGTTTGTACAGAAAGCAAGCATTGGACAAAACTGCCCAGGGCGTATCTTAAGTGATGCTGTGGGAACGTTAAATTCTAACTAGACCTTGTCCCTGGGGTCTGACCACAGTTTCCCTCATTAACTAGACAGCTAATCCTCTATATTCAAATGAGACTTactacagtaaaataaaacaccCAGGTGACTTTCGGTTATTCACTCCCATCTTCTCAGCACCTGGGCCAGGGCTGCTGATGAAAGCAAAACCAGACCTCAAATTATCCAAACAGTCTCCCCACTAAAAGACCGTTCAGTCATGTGGTTTTTCCATTTCACAGGATGGTTTTACCTGTCTGAATCACAAGGAACATGCCCACGTATTACAATCAAGGTTCCAGGCTCCAACTGCCCAGGAATGGTCCCAACATAGGGGATTACCtaggaagaaaaaatgtttaacaagtGGATGTTtacacaaacaaaacagaaaggctaCATTATGAAAGGCTCCATGTGAATCTGCTCAGAATCTAGCATTTTCCAAGTCACTACTGTGACAGTATCTGTAAACCtgagttctttgaaaaaagacaCAGCTGAAAGTTCACAGAACTTTTTATTTAGCGTGGGTTTTGTGAAATAAGATGTCTACTTAATAGGataattctgaaaacaaaaacaacttgctGGGAGTCCtgttcccccttcccctcccttttccCTAAGGTTCTGCTGATGATCCTAGCATGGGACTGGAACCACTTGAGGCCCCAAGGCCATGCTGATGGAGACAATGACACTCCCTGTGAACTTAGCCCCTCCTCCATACCTGGGATCAGTGTCTATCTTCCCTGCCAGGCTTCCAGACCTCAGCCCACTGCACTGCTAAGAATCAGAACCATGTAATCTTAAGGATGATGACACCGGGTGCTTGTGGTCTCTCAAGACACGGCATCCACCTCGCCTGGTTCAGTCTCAGGCTTGGCTTCCAACATAGTATCCAGGTCCCAGCCTGCCCCCTCATCATCTGGAACCCAGCCTTTCTGCTTGGGGCCGGACACACTATCAGATCTTGTCACTCCCCTTTCCCAGAGGTGACTCTAGTGTCCTCCCCACCCACTGGTTGCATCTCCTGCATCACAaccaccaccccttccactcGGGAGCGTCTAAGCAAACCAACCAGGCCATACGCCATCATGCCTTATGCTGAGCCGACCCGAGTTATGACATAAATGCTAAAATCTATCCAAGGTGGCTCTGATTGTCAAAAAATAAGACCTAGAACAAGAGAGCACGTATAAAAGTAGTTGTAGATAAGTTGCTACCAAGCTGAAAAATCTCAGTGAAAGCGCCATCTTCTTCATGGAGCCTTTTCTGGACTCCATGGGCCAGCAGACCTCACTCCTCTCTGAAGGGCTGCATAGCACATTAGACTCTGCCTAGATTGTAAGCTGCCTGGGGCCAGCCAGCCAAGCGATCACTGAGAACGGCAGGAAATGATGAAAGCCAGCTGTCACCTGGTGTCATGACACCTGCTGAGAGCTGAGTGGGTAGGATGAACAGAGCCCATCACACTAGAAAATACCACAACACACATCAGAGTAGCTGGGTTTTGTGAGTAGAGAATGTAGAGGAATTACACTTCTACACTGATCTTTGGGCCACAGCTGATTCCAGGAATAGCTGGCAGCACACTCCACAGTGGAAATCTCTTAATAAACTGAAGTTTTCGTAACTTCAAATATGTTCAAACTATTTAGGGATATAAATATTAGTGAGAAAACAGCCTACAGGACTATACATAGTATGACTGTAACTAAGTACTAAGTTCATGataaacattaaagaaagaaaacgccgtaatgaaataagccaaaaaaattaACAGTTTTCTCAAGGGATGggatttttgttttccagatctctgtgtttatctttttataaccacaagttttcagtatatatttaACTTGAGGGATGGGATGAAGAGAGCTTTCTCAGACCAATAATCTGTCCCCATCACTGTAAGTTCTTCACCATCATTCATAAGTTGTTCCAATCTGAGAAACGACATTTTCACCATTTGCTGTTTCAGTTGTCTGGATTAATGCTTTCTACTGAGGGAAGTACCCTCCACGATGTTAGTCATACTCAAGTGATTTGGATCACATGAGCAACACGAACTGCCCTGCAGCCCACTCACTGAACTCATGACTATTTGCTCCTGTGAAAAGGGAGAAGAGTATTGTTTTGTAGGGAAACGTCAAGCTTTGATGTTTCACAAATAActtatgtcaaaaaaaatttaaaatacagccCTGGAGACAGTACTGTAAGCATAAGCCATACTTAGGTTCAGTATTATCTGCCAGAACATGCTAGCTGGCTCATAACTGCTTTGCCTGTTTAGGATTACTTCTACACACAAAGGTCTCACTGAGGTGGAACGCAGATAAAAGCAAGTGTAAGAGTCTTCTTGTCCCTGAGGAGCTTATAATACAGCTGGGAAGAAGACAGATACCTGTGGGAAGATAATCAGAGTAGAGATGGGGTACTCGGGCTGTCTCTCCCATACCTGGACAATTCCTCTCCACCACAGAAACATTCGACCTCATCTAGAGTGCAGGGAAAGGCCAGGACATATGACGGAACTCTGTCACTCGGGACCCCCAGCTCAGATGTGACGTTAGAGCCGGGAAAGGAAGCCAGAATCATCCAGTATTCGTTCTGCCGGGGAGCAGCGGCCCTACCCAGGCTCAGAGGCAGAGGTGGCAGTGACGGTGCTGCCAGGGCAGAAGTACCCTCTTGGTGGGAAGAGTCTTACAGCCTGACTTTGGATGCTGTCTGTGATTATGTAGTTGCCAAGTGTGGTTCTTCAGTCCTGCTAAAGATTCTGAGGACTACTCAGTATCATTTAATAAATTCCTTCTCTGCTTAGAGACTAGCTTCTGTGCTTGCAACTGCCAACTGTGACTACTAGTTCAGCCTCTTAAAACGCAGGGCAGTAAGCGCCAAATTGGTGCTTCAGAAAAATGTGTAATGAATTCCAGGTTGCCCAAAGGAAGTTTCTAAGGCGGCGTGGTTTGAGCCAGGCAATCAAGAGAGGAAAGCCAGTTCAGGTAGAAAGGTCCATTTACAAAAGcagaggtgggaaaagaaaaaacatatctGGAAACTTAAGCAATAAGGGAGCATTCAAGACAGAGTCAGGGTCAGACTTTAGAATGAGATCATGAAAGTGGGATCTAGGGAAACAGTCCAGTGGAATAAAATACACTGGAGCACAGGGGATTCTCGGGGTACAGTGGTTACTTGCAGTGAGCCTGAGATAAGGCTACAATCCAGGCGATAGCAGGAGACAtaggagtggggggaggaagagacagacacaagaaatatttcaaaggaaacGATCTGTATAGGGCCACCATCTAAAATGGTAAAACTGGGGAGGAAACAGAATTTCAGAAGGAAGATATGTTTACTTTTGGACACTTCTTGAGTGATGGGCTAGGAGAACATCTAAGAGGGGATCCAGGGCCACACATTAAGTGAATGGCCGGAACTCATGCTCAGAGTCAGAGCAGGGATGATCATTAAAGGTATTGAGGTTGATAAgctgagagaaagggaaaggcaggGGCAAAGGTTTGTAAAATGTCTTGTAATACGAGGGAATATGCAGAAGAGAGTTAACAAAGCAGaaatgggatgtctgggtggctcggtggttgggcgtctgcctttggctcggtcccgggatcgagtcccacattgggctccctgcaggaagcctgcttctctctctgcctatgtctctgcctctctctgtttctcatgaataaataaaatcttaaacacacacacacacacacacacacacacacacacacgcacatacaaaACAGACCTGACTGCAAGCCCTGAAAGGCTCCCTTGTACAAGGCTGGCTTGTGGCCAGGATCCAGGAACTTGGATTTGGGGGGACCATCCACCACCCAAATGGATGAAGGTGGTCTCCTATACCTAAACTGCTTGTGCAAATGATATGGTTCATACTAAAAACCTGCTTTCCTTACAGAAGTCTGGAATTTCAGTTTGTGCTAGGCAGAAGTGGTCTACATAACCAGTCCCCAAAAAATCCCTGGGCAGTGAGTCTCTGATGAGCTTACTTGGTAGGCAGCATTTCACCTGCATTGTCACAGCTTGCTGCTGCGGGATTTCAGTTCATCTGGGGTGAGTCCACCGGGAGAGCACCTGTGGGACCTTGCACCTGATTTCCCCTGGACTTCACCCCAGGTCCCCCTCTCCCTTTGATATTGCTCTATGTCATTTCACTGTAATAAATCGCAGACATGACTATGACTCTGCTGGTGAATCATCACACCTGGGTGTGTAATTGGGGACTTCGATGCAGGAGATGGGAAGAGAAAGGTGAAAAGGATCGGTCAGAGCTGGACATATCGAGGTCAATTTCAATATGGGAAGACTGTCAAAATccttaatatgaaaatataaggaagattttttaaaaagataatgaagtATCAAGCCATTTGACCTGCTGATTCCCCTTTTACAGATTTACCCTATAAAATACTGGCACACATACATAAAGATGCACATACCTGGCTGTACACTACAGCGCTGGATCAGGTCACAAAAGAGAACAGTCCTTTAATGGGAACTGGCTAAATAAGTGACAGTATATCCACAAAATGGACCATCATGCAGCCATGAAACTATGTGAGCAAGTCCCAGTGTGCCAGTATCTTCAAAATGTGGTGAACAGGAAAAGTGGCACATAGGGCAGTGTATATGCAGGTACACCTCGGAGATACTGCAGGGTCAGTTTCCAAGGCACTTTCACAAAGTGGAGACTGCAGTAAAGCCATTCAGATAaatgttttggtttcccagtacataataaagttatgtttacattatactgcagtctattaagtgtgcaatggCATTATAGCTATAAAAAAGTAtgttccttaatttaaaaatatggctatAAAATGCAAACCATCATCTAAGCTTTCAGCagttgtaatcactgatcacTGTAAAAGATTTGCACATAAAatctttagattttaaaaataataataaaaaaggaaaacctataacctaaatgaaatgaaattgaacACAGATTATCTCCAAAGTATTTAGGGCATGGCAGCATGGAAGGAGGCAAAATATAAACAgcagaaagacacagacagaaatgGAAATCTTCTAGAGGGAAGCTGGTTCGGGGAGGAAGATGTGACTTTAGTTTTGAACTCCTAAGTCTGGAAGGGTTGACAGGGCAACTGACAGCAGAGCCTTAGGTAAAAGCCAGAAGTGTTCCCACATTGTGTACATACTCAAAAGGTCTAACGGTGATAAGTaaatgaagacacaaaataaagagaaagtcaAAGACACAACTAgtaaagacaaaaaggaaattaagaaagagtaaaaaaaaaaaaaaaaaaaatcagagggcaGAGCTGTGGTGCGGGAATCAAGATGGCAGAACAGATGCACCCCAGGGACAGTGGTCAGCCAAGGAGGAACGACGATGTCACAAGGCTGGACAGGACCTCAGAGGTTAAAAAAGGTTTTACTCTCTTGCGTTTTAAGATTAAGTGGTAAGGCAGAAAGGAGGGTACTCAGAATACTACAGAGCAAAGGATAAATGTGGAAGCAAGGTTCCCACAGACCGGAAGGATGAGCTTTTTGGCACCAGTGGAATGAATGTTGACAAGCGGTTTATTCACTTGTAACAACCAATGTGATTTGCTGCTAAGTAACTTCTTAACCAGCTAACTCAGTCACATGTTGAGAACTTTGGAAACCACAACAGTCAGTGAAATAAATTAGGTATGAAAAAGCACATAGGACAGTTATATAGTGTACTTTGTTTTCCAAGAAGACTTCATATGGATAGAATTTGTCACCATTGTGGATGAAAACTTTAGAAatgttaaggggaaaaaaaggtggtAGTTCTGTATCTTCATGATGCTTAATAAATCATGCAATAGAAAGTCAATAAACATAAGAGTGTCCACATTACTTAAGCTTTTCTCCCATTTGCAGCTAGCTGCCCTTCCGGTGTTCAAAAGACCATGGTCTGGGTGAGGAAGAGGTTGCAAATAACTTAGATCTTTTAAGTCAATTAGGATATTGTACAAGCTAGACTTAAAAAGCACTATTTTCATGCATTACGGTTATTTTGTTAGTGATCAGttcaaaaaactgaagaaaagctTAGCAGGATGGGTACTTCCCTGCTGTGAATACTTATTTAATAAGTGAAATTTAAAGATGGAGcacaatatcatttttaaaaaaatatttattccttttagagagagacagagatggagacagtCAGTTAttttgggggcgggggagcggagcacaagggggagagagggagagagggagggagggagggagagagagagagagagagaatccaaagcagattTCTTACtgagtgtggggctcgatcccatgaccctgggaacacgacatgagctgaaatcaaaagtaggatgtttaaccaactgagccacccaggcaccccagcaaaaTGTCATTTTTGCTATTCAGTTCAATCTTTCTCCCTCTACACTTTCCTGCTTGTGAAAACAGacagtaaaacagaaaaacaaaaacaaacacaaacaaaccaaccaaaaaggctacttgccaaaaatatttactttggaaaaatgtgtcaTCATATGTGATCCTCAGAACAGCAGCAAGCCCATGTGGGAGCCCTGGCTGTGCTTCCTGCCCTGAAGTGGCACTAGGTCTCCTGGACGTTCAGCAAGAAGTGACTGTCAGTATATTCTTGTTTTGACCCTGTAGCTGAGTGTGCTAATCCCAGAAATTATAGGCATCATCAGCATGCTTGTATCAGGATGCACAGGGATCTTAAtctataaaaattactttctaaatCACATTCAGACAAGGCACCTTTGTGCAGGAAAGGCAGAACTGAGGAGTGTAAGCTGACCATCCCTTCTGCCCCCTGGCTAGAGCCAGGACTGGACTTCAGGCACCCTTGtgggcagcatttttttttttttttttttttaatctttgcagaAAGTCCATCTACGACCTTGAGATGTTGTTGTTATTtgtaagcagactccacacccagggtggagcccaatatggggcttgaactcacgaccctgagatcaagacctgagctgagatcaagagtcagatgctcaacccactgagccccgcCAGGCGCCCCTAACCTTGAGATGTTTTTAACTCTAAGATACAGAAAATCATTTTGAATGTCTCACGGACTTCAAATTCAGTCTTCCTCTTTAAACCTACTACTATTGAAGGCTATTTCTTCTAAAATGGAATTTGCTCCATGCGGTGGTTGTCCCTCACTGCACAATGACATAAAAACCTAGATAAGAGTTACAACTAGAAAGTAAGTAACAAAAACAGGGGACACACGAAAACTAATGAGACTGGCTTAGCGCCCTGCTTCAAGGACTCCCACACTCCCTTCTCTGCCCACAAGTCTCCTGAGggggttacaaaaaaaaaagcaacaactctTAGACATAAATTCAGGATTCAGTTTCACATATGTGGAAACCATGTATTTCTAAAGATTCTTATCACCACATGAAACTAAAACAAGTTCATTATTTCCCACGATGTACACTGAAAGATCTGGGAATTGCAGTCACTGGGGCTCTTGGATCATAAGACCcttaattcttctctttctccatcctgcCCCTAGATTTTGATCTT
This window encodes:
- the LGALS8 gene encoding galectin-8 isoform X4; this translates as MLSLKNLQNIIYNPVIPYVGTIPGQLEPGTLIVIRGHVPCDSDRFQVDLQCGSSVKPRADVAFHFNPRFKWSDCIVCNTLKNEKWGWEEITYDTPFKKEKSFEIVIMVLKDKFQVAVNGKHILLYAHRITPGKIDTLGIYGKVNVHSIGYSFSSDFRSTQASTLELTEISKENVLKPDTPHFTLPFTARLNSSMGPGRTVVIKGEVNKTAKGFNVDLVSGKSKDIALHLNPRLNIKAFVRNSFLHESWGEEERNITCFPFSPGMYFEMIIYCDVREFKVAVNGVHSLEYKHRFKELSNIDTLEIDGDIHLLEVRSW
- the LGALS8 gene encoding galectin-8 isoform X5, encoding MLSLKNLQNIIYNPVIPYVGTIPGQLEPGTLIVIRGHVPCDSDRFQVDLQCGSSVKPRADVAFHFNPRFKWSDCIVCNTLKNEKWGWEEITYDTPFKKEKSFEIVIMVLKDKFQVAVNGKHILLYAHRITPGKIDTLGIYGKVNVHSIGYSFSSVLKPDTPHFTLPFTARLNSSMGPGRTVVIKGEVNKTAKGFNVDLVSGKSKDIALHLNPRLNIKAFVRNSFLHESWGEEERNITCFPFSPGMYFEMIIYCDVREFKVAVNGVHSLEYKHRFKELSNIDTLEIDGDIHLLEVRSW